The following proteins are co-located in the Cyanobacteriota bacterium genome:
- a CDS encoding pentapeptide repeat-containing protein has protein sequence MSVAASEASRLIQEGIQHYQAKQIHLALEMWQTAVVVSRMENNLQREAAALGNLGAAYYALGDYTQAIVHCQQQLAIAQQLNDRTSLLNAILNLGNAHYARQDYTTAIDYYQQHLSQLSEDTLAEQRLTQQTLKRLHLAYAAIGDCEHRRASYDRRAELLQRMLRALKPGESTTLAKTLGINLSEDLAGLDLRGINLSGANLNQANLHQTNLAQANLSSANLRGAMLTSARLSSADLTLADLSHANLSDACLAHAILSNANLRYVNLSGADLSDTDLRTKLPHAMLSHANLTGANLVGAYAIGANFTQANLSYSNLSSSDLTGVYLRGAILQGANLSNATIARVAIDGVDWSNARLENAYFSEVTGLSEATRSTLRQRGAIFT, from the coding sequence ATGAGTGTTGCTGCTAGTGAAGCCAGTCGGTTGATTCAAGAGGGCATTCAACATTATCAGGCCAAGCAAATTCACTTGGCTTTAGAAATGTGGCAAACAGCCGTAGTAGTTAGCCGCATGGAAAATAACTTGCAGCGAGAGGCAGCCGCTTTGGGTAACTTGGGAGCTGCCTACTACGCATTGGGTGACTACACTCAAGCGATCGTCCATTGTCAACAACAACTAGCGATTGCTCAGCAACTTAACGATCGTACCAGCCTGCTCAATGCAATCCTAAATTTGGGCAACGCCCATTACGCTCGTCAAGACTACACCACTGCCATTGACTACTATCAGCAGCACCTTTCCCAGTTGTCCGAAGACACCTTAGCTGAGCAACGCCTGACTCAACAGACCCTCAAACGCTTGCATTTGGCCTATGCTGCCATTGGAGACTGTGAGCATCGGCGGGCTAGTTACGATCGGCGCGCTGAGCTGTTGCAACGGATGCTGAGAGCACTGAAGCCTGGTGAAAGCACTACCCTAGCCAAGACCTTGGGAATCAACCTCAGCGAAGATTTAGCCGGGCTAGATTTGCGTGGCATTAATCTTAGTGGCGCCAATCTGAACCAAGCTAATTTGCACCAGACCAACCTTGCCCAGGCTAATCTTTCATCGGCAAACCTGCGGGGTGCTATGTTGACCTCTGCCCGCTTGTCATCAGCCGACCTCACCCTAGCCGACCTCAGCCACGCCAACCTCAGTGATGCTTGTCTTGCCCATGCTATCCTGAGCAACGCCAACCTGCGCTATGTTAATCTCTCTGGTGCTGACCTGTCAGACACTGACCTCCGCACTAAGCTTCCCCATGCTATGCTCAGTCATGCTAACTTGACTGGCGCTAACCTTGTGGGAGCCTACGCAATCGGCGCTAACTTTACCCAAGCTAACCTCAGTTACAGCAATCTGAGTAGCAGCGATCTCACGGGTGTGTACCTGCGTGGAGCCATCCTTCAGGGGGCAAACCTTAGCAATGCCACGATCGCCCGTGTTGCCATTGATGGCGTAGATTGGAGCAACGCTCGTCTTGAGAATGCTTACTTTAGCGAGGTTACAGGCTTGTCTGAGGCTACTCGCTCAACCCTGCGTCAGCGGGGTGCCATTTTCACCTAA
- a CDS encoding DUF4330 domain-containing protein, which yields MALVDQQGRLFGKISILDIGAALVILMVIIGIFFFPGTSGSIAQVGAKAKTVEVDVIVRGISSSNPSGFIKDIEGSKTVNIVVRNQPAGKMTIKAVKVLPRTVAVPQPDGKVVALPDPRPEAEYLSDLLFTLTGSAQVTDGGTVIGTAKLKIANQVELEGTTYNVTGGIVDVRVQS from the coding sequence ATGGCTCTAGTAGATCAACAAGGTCGGTTGTTTGGCAAAATTAGCATCCTTGACATTGGTGCTGCCTTGGTCATTCTGATGGTAATTATTGGGATCTTTTTCTTTCCTGGCACATCGGGGTCGATCGCTCAAGTTGGGGCCAAGGCGAAAACGGTGGAAGTGGATGTGATTGTCCGGGGCATCAGTTCCTCTAATCCCAGCGGGTTTATCAAGGATATAGAAGGTTCCAAGACTGTCAATATCGTCGTGCGCAATCAACCTGCTGGCAAGATGACCATCAAGGCGGTCAAAGTACTGCCGCGCACTGTAGCCGTACCCCAACCTGACGGCAAAGTTGTTGCCTTGCCAGATCCTCGCCCAGAGGCGGAATACTTGAGTGACTTGTTATTCACCCTCACTGGCTCTGCTCAAGTGACTGATGGTGGTACAGTGATCGGCACTGCAAAACTTAAAATCGCCAACCAAGTAGAGCTAGAGGGCACAACCTACAACGTTACCGGCGGCATTGTCGATGTCCGCGTACAGAGTTAA